GATAAGGAAAATCTGGGTTAAGGTAGAAGAGACACTTGTGGATCTTCAGGGTAAACAGGAGGAGATTATACACCTTGAGATGAGGAATTTATAAACTTCGGTAAAATCTGAATATGAATTCATTATTCTGAGATCCTAGTGATATTTTCCACGGACATTCGACCAATACGCTGAGCTGATAAGTGATTCCTGCAAAATCTATTATTTCTTTGGAAATCTTATCAATCAGGCATCTGTAATTTAGCCTCTTTTCGGCTGCATGTTCTTGCAGCCTTAGATTTTTTATTTTTTGAGATAAAAAGTATCAGATTTGGAGTTTTATATTCTTTTTTCGCAGGTTATTATTTATATAATATCCTTTGTATATAAACTTTAGATATAATAACATGCTATTTGAGTAAAATAACCTGTGAATTTAGAATAACGGTCTATGAATTTGCATAAAATGATAGGTCATTTGAATCTGGAATAATGACCTGTATTGCAGTTTTGCTAAAAGATCTCTTGCATTTCTTGCCTGTGTTTCTTTGATATAATGCTGTTTATTGTATTTGAGGGGGTTTAAACACTGAAAGATATTGCTGTGGGAACATGTGTACGCCTGTTGTCCAGAATGGATAACGAGGCTCTTAACGGGTTCTGGGGAGAAGTCTCTAGAGGAAATTATCCTATAATCGATTTCGAAGGTAATCTTGGTTATTCACTTTTGAGCCAGGATAGTCTGTTGTTCATAAGGAATGATTTTAAGGCTCCGAGTTATGAGCAGTTTGAGCTGGTCTTCGGGGATCTCTTCCTGCCAGACACGGTTCAGGAACTCCTTTTTAAAGACAGGGCACTGCTTCTTATGGTGTACAGGAAAGGCATGCAGAACCTTCTATTATCCGAACTTCGTATGGACATCAAGTTCATGCTTGATCTTCCTCACGGGGAATACTACTTTTTTGCATTTGTCCTGGATATGGGAACAGAATCCCTTTTAGACTCCAGAATCCATGCCATAGGCTTCCCTTCTAGAAAGTATTCGAACAACCCTGAGCTTGAGACTTTTTACCTCAATCATCCTGTAGATACCTGGGAATTCGTTGATCCCTCTCATGTAGACATTAAACATGGAGGACCTTACTACATCAATTTGATTATGATAAATATTGAAGAAATCCCGGACTGCCCAATGCTATTTTCCGAACTCCTTCAGGAAGACGAGCCCGGGCCCCCTCTTTAAAATTATTTGGAGATTAATATCTAATATTCATAACTAGTTTGTGACTCCACAAAACTCAAAATATAAAATACTTACAGCCTAAGAATATGAGCATTACATACTTGAGATGCTTATAGCTACCGCCTTTCCACGGTTTGATTCCAATCCCCTCAGGGTAATCCTGCCCTGTTATCTACCTCCCAGATATTCAAACGTTACCTCGCTGGTTTTATTAACCCAGCTAGCTAAAAGCAGTACTTTATGCTTTTTTTAACTGGAAATAACGATTTTTATCTCCTCTAAATAACTATTTATCATACACAGGATGAAGAACCTGTATATACCACTAAACAAAGGAGAAAAGCCTGAGAATAAAACCTGAAAGCTTTAGAGGGATGACCTTGCAACTCAAAATCAAGACTTCCAAACGTGTTGAGCTTGTAGATATCACTTCAGAGGTTCAGGAAGAAGTAAGGAAAAGCGAAATATCTGAAGGCATCTGCCTTATCAGCACACAGCACACTACCGCAGGCATCATAATAAACGAAAATGAAACTGGGCTAAAAGAAGATATCCTGGATCTCTTAAATAAGCTGGTGCCTGCTGGCGCAGGATACAGGCACGACCGTATAGACGACAATGCCGACTCTCATCTCAGGGCAATACTGCTTGGAGCAAGCGAGTCTCTGCCTGTTTCGGAAGGAAAGCTTAAGCTGGGCACCTGGCAGAGAATTTTCTTTGCCGAAATGGATGGACCAAGAACCAGAACTGTAAATATTACGCTTCTAAGGGCTTAATGCCGTAAAGAACAAGCGGTAATCAAAAATAATAGAAGATTCTTACGAATTGCCTGAAGCCATTCTTGAATCTTCCGGATTATTGAAATCATCCAGACGCATTTGCTTCTTTCTGCAATTTTCTCCAGGAATTTCCACTGGATACTCACCTGTGAGGCAGCCAATGCACATGTCGTTCTTATCGCATTCCAGAGCACGCATGAGCCCGTCAATACTCAGGTATCCAAGGGAATCGGCATTAATTAGGCTTTCGACCTCTTTTATAGTCTTATATGATGCGATAAGTTCCTGCCTGGTAGCCATATCTATACCCAGGTAGCAGGGAGCAATAATTGCAGGACTTCCTACCCGCGCATGAACTTCTGATGCTCCTGATCTGCGGACCATATCTATAATCCGCCTTGAGGTTGTACCCCGGACAATGCTGTCGTCAACCAGAACCACACGTTTGCCTTTAACGTTATCGTGGATGGCGTTCATTTTTAGCCGGACTGCAGTATCACGCAATTCCTGACCAGGCAGGATAAACGTGCGCCCAATGTAACGGTTTTTCATCAGGCCTTCAAGGTATTTGGTACCTGATTCCCTGGCATAACCAATTGCCGACGTAATCCCAGAGTCCGGAACTGGAGAAACAATATCAGCGTCAACCGGATGCTCTCTGGCGAGTTCGCGCCCGATATTTTCCCGAACTTTATAGACAAGTTTGCCGTCAATCACGGAATCAGGTCTTGCAAAGTAAATAAACTCAAACACGCAATGTGCAGGATGAGGCTCGCATCCTATCTGGTGGCTCTCAAAGCCGTCACCAGTAAAGACTATCACCTCGCCTGGCTGCACATCCCTGATAAGCGTGCCATTGAGAGTATCAATGGCTACACTTTCAGAGAAAACTCCATATCCTCCATCGACTTCTCCAAAGCAGAGCGGCTTGAATCCGAAAGGATCCCGCACGGCATAGAGAGTGCCATTGATATGGATTACTAGGGAATAGGAGCCTACAAGTTTGCGCATGACGTTACGGATCGATTCTACAGGCTTGTGCCTTATCAGTTCCTTTACGAGAAGATGACCAATAACCTCGGTATCGGAATCGCTGATAAAGATACGGCCTTCGCACTCCAGTTCGTCCTTGAGGGCTTTGGCGTTAACCAGGTTCCCATTATGGGCAATTGCAACTGTTCCGCCTTTGAAGTTCAGGACAAAGGGCTGACAGTTTTCGATTTTTGATCCTCCGGATGTTGAGTAGCGAACATGCCCTACTCCTACGTTCCCGATTAAACATCCTACAGAATCTTTGTTATACACATCAGGAACAAGACCCATGCCTTTGATGGAATGAGAGGATGTACCGTCATATACCATTATCCCGGTGGATTCCTGTCCTCTATGCTGGAGAGCATACAGGGCGTAATACAGTTTGAATGCAACAGTATTGGATAGGGATCTGTCTTCTGGTAGAATTATGCCTGCAACACCGCATTCTTCTTTCAATTTTGGCCTCCGGTGCAGGTAAAAAATAGATAAAGTGGAACAGACAGGTTTAATACTTACACTTTGCCTGCCACTTGTAAGCTCTCATGCGAGATGTTTTTCCAAAGCCGCATGAAGTACACTGTTTTGTATGCACGTTTAAAGAAACACTGCCGCAGCGTCTGCATTTGACGTGCGTGCGTTTCTGCCTTTTTCCCATTGATGATGTACCTTTACTCATTCCTAAATCTCCTGCTAAAAATCAATTATTAGAGCAATATTCGATAATCTAAAGCGGTTCTGTTTTTCTGAATTTACTTCCTGCGGCCAGCTACAATATAGCCCTGTTACTCACCGAGGTTTAACGATAATAGATAAAGTGCTTGATATAGATTACGGAGATACGTATACCACGTTGTCGCCGCGAATAACGACACTACTGAACTTGCTTACAACTTCTCCTTCTCTAAGCTCTTCAGCATTGTCAAGCACAAGGTTCATGTGAATATCGTATCCTTTCAGCTCGCCTCTAAACTCGCGTGCGCCTTTCAATCTAACGATTACAGGTGTATCCAGTGCGTTGTTCAAAATATCCAGAGGTCGGTTTGCCATCCTTACAATCCCCTTAAAACATTATAAATTAAGTCATTATCCATATCAGTATAAATAATTAATTCAGATTTTAAACT
This region of Methanosarcina flavescens genomic DNA includes:
- a CDS encoding secondary thiamine-phosphate synthase enzyme YjbQ; translation: MQLKIKTSKRVELVDITSEVQEEVRKSEISEGICLISTQHTTAGIIINENETGLKEDILDLLNKLVPAGAGYRHDRIDDNADSHLRAILLGASESLPVSEGKLKLGTWQRIFFAEMDGPRTRTVNITLLRA
- the purF gene encoding amidophosphoribosyltransferase; protein product: MKEECGVAGIILPEDRSLSNTVAFKLYYALYALQHRGQESTGIMVYDGTSSHSIKGMGLVPDVYNKDSVGCLIGNVGVGHVRYSTSGGSKIENCQPFVLNFKGGTVAIAHNGNLVNAKALKDELECEGRIFISDSDTEVIGHLLVKELIRHKPVESIRNVMRKLVGSYSLVIHINGTLYAVRDPFGFKPLCFGEVDGGYGVFSESVAIDTLNGTLIRDVQPGEVIVFTGDGFESHQIGCEPHPAHCVFEFIYFARPDSVIDGKLVYKVRENIGRELAREHPVDADIVSPVPDSGITSAIGYARESGTKYLEGLMKNRYIGRTFILPGQELRDTAVRLKMNAIHDNVKGKRVVLVDDSIVRGTTSRRIIDMVRRSGASEVHARVGSPAIIAPCYLGIDMATRQELIASYKTIKEVESLINADSLGYLSIDGLMRALECDKNDMCIGCLTGEYPVEIPGENCRKKQMRLDDFNNPEDSRMASGNS
- a CDS encoding 50S ribosomal protein L37e; the protein is MSKGTSSMGKRQKRTHVKCRRCGSVSLNVHTKQCTSCGFGKTSRMRAYKWQAKCKY
- a CDS encoding LSm family protein, with the translated sequence MANRPLDILNNALDTPVIVRLKGAREFRGELKGYDIHMNLVLDNAEELREGEVVSKFSSVVIRGDNVVYVSP